One part of the Streptomyces lydicus genome encodes these proteins:
- a CDS encoding bifunctional DNA primase/polymerase, giving the protein MAMHRRHAEPPAARRSDPPADAPEPPAARPAEPPTDAHAAALAHALRAAEHGYPVIPLTRGKLPAIRSPHRGHPEVPPCRGGCGRPGHGVHDASTDPLTVRRLFATAPWATGYGIACGRAPHHLIGLDLDTKNGADGVIALRFLAEEHGFPIPQTVVVRTPSGGCHLWLTGPPAPPVPNSAGRLAPGIDVRGAGGYLVGPGSLTTHGRYVLAPGCASHPAPAPAALLHLLAAPPPTAHRDPAPGAPPQPAAALVRFVRTAPDGQRNARLFWAACRAYESGLGRELTERLTEAACHTGLSEQEARATIASAAHR; this is encoded by the coding sequence ATGGCCATGCACCGACGCCATGCCGAACCACCCGCCGCCCGCCGGTCCGATCCGCCCGCCGACGCCCCGGAACCACCCGCCGCCCGTCCTGCCGAACCCCCGACCGACGCGCACGCCGCGGCGCTCGCCCACGCCCTGCGCGCCGCCGAGCACGGATACCCGGTCATCCCGCTGACCCGCGGCAAGCTCCCCGCCATCCGTTCCCCGCACCGCGGCCACCCCGAGGTCCCGCCCTGCCGCGGCGGCTGCGGGCGCCCCGGACACGGCGTGCACGACGCGAGCACCGACCCGCTCACGGTCCGCCGGCTGTTCGCCACCGCCCCCTGGGCGACGGGCTACGGCATCGCCTGCGGACGGGCCCCGCACCACCTCATCGGCCTCGACCTCGACACCAAGAACGGCGCCGACGGCGTCATCGCCCTGCGCTTCCTCGCCGAGGAGCACGGCTTCCCGATCCCGCAGACGGTCGTCGTCCGCACCCCGAGCGGCGGCTGCCACCTCTGGCTCACCGGCCCCCCGGCCCCGCCCGTCCCCAATTCGGCCGGCCGGCTCGCGCCCGGCATCGACGTACGCGGGGCGGGTGGCTACCTGGTCGGCCCCGGCTCGCTCACCACCCACGGCCGGTACGTCCTGGCCCCGGGCTGCGCCTCGCACCCCGCGCCGGCCCCGGCCGCCCTGCTCCACCTGCTCGCGGCCCCGCCCCCGACCGCCCACCGCGATCCCGCGCCCGGCGCCCCGCCCCAGCCCGCCGCCGCCCTCGTACGCTTTGTCCGCACCGCTCCGGACGGTCAGCGCAACGCCCGCCTCTTCTGGGCCGCCTGCCGCGCGTACGAATCCGGGCTCGGCCGGGAACTCACCGAGCGCCTCACGGAGGCCGCTTGCCACACCGGCCTCTCGGAACAGGAGGCCCGCGCCACCATCGCCTCAGCAGCCCACCGCTGA
- a CDS encoding class I SAM-dependent methyltransferase translates to MTRSFEELVAEAEAVSVEGWDFSWLAGRATEQRPSWGYQRVMSERLARASAALDIQTGGGEVLAGAAKLPPLMVATESWPPNVAKATALLHPRGAVVVADADEPPLPFGAAAFDLVTSRHPVTVWWEEIARVLRPGGTYLSQQVGPASVFELVEYFLGPQPEHVRRARHPEDARRAAEEAGLEVVDLRFESLRTEFFDIGAVVYFLRKVVWMVPGFTVEQYRDRLRELDAAIRERGPFVAHTTRFLIEARKGESRKGEPSGRVP, encoded by the coding sequence ATGACGCGATCTTTCGAGGAACTGGTGGCCGAGGCCGAGGCCGTATCGGTCGAGGGGTGGGACTTCTCGTGGCTGGCGGGGCGGGCCACCGAGCAGCGGCCCTCGTGGGGCTATCAGCGGGTGATGAGTGAGCGCCTGGCGCGGGCGTCGGCGGCGCTGGACATCCAGACGGGTGGTGGTGAGGTGCTCGCCGGTGCGGCGAAGCTGCCGCCGCTGATGGTCGCCACGGAGTCCTGGCCGCCAAATGTCGCCAAGGCCACGGCGCTGCTGCACCCGCGCGGCGCGGTGGTGGTGGCCGATGCGGACGAGCCGCCGCTGCCGTTCGGTGCGGCGGCCTTCGACCTGGTGACGAGCCGCCACCCGGTGACCGTGTGGTGGGAGGAGATCGCCAGGGTGCTGCGGCCGGGCGGCACGTATCTGTCCCAACAGGTGGGCCCGGCGAGCGTGTTCGAGCTGGTGGAGTACTTTCTGGGGCCGCAGCCGGAGCACGTGCGGCGGGCCCGTCACCCGGAGGATGCGCGGCGGGCCGCGGAGGAGGCCGGGCTGGAGGTCGTCGACCTGCGCTTCGAGTCGCTGCGGACCGAGTTCTTCGACATCGGGGCGGTCGTCTACTTCCTGCGGAAGGTGGTGTGGATGGTGCCCGGTTTCACCGTTGAGCAGTACCGGGACCGGCTGCGGGAGCTGGACGCGGCGATCCGCGAGCGGGGGCCTTTCGTGGCGCACACGACGCGTTTCCTGATCGAGGCACGTAAGGGTGAGTCCCGTAAGGGTGAGCCGTCGGGGCGAGTCCCGTAA
- a CDS encoding GNAT family N-acetyltransferase: MGKGRRRGEFHGRGSSAGVVIRRAEERDAARLTRLVRSSGAYEGRYAAMVSGYRVGPDYIEAHRVFVAVETDSSNAESAGAEFRTGRVLGFYSLIADPAELDLMFVADEAQGRGIGRRLVEHMRGEARRIGVESVRVVSHPPAEGFYRSMGARPSGTVPANPPAVMWDRPEFTFPVGEPGEVIPWQGGSGPVSVGA; encoded by the coding sequence ATGGGGAAAGGGCGAAGGCGGGGGGAATTTCATGGACGGGGGAGTTCGGCGGGGGTGGTGATACGCCGCGCCGAGGAACGTGATGCTGCGCGGTTGACCCGCTTGGTGCGCAGCTCGGGTGCGTACGAGGGGCGATATGCGGCGATGGTTTCCGGGTATCGAGTGGGGCCGGACTATATCGAGGCGCACCGGGTTTTTGTTGCGGTGGAGACGGATTCCTCGAATGCTGAATCCGCTGGTGCTGAATTCCGTACGGGGCGGGTGCTCGGGTTTTATTCCTTGATTGCCGATCCGGCCGAGCTGGATTTGATGTTTGTTGCGGACGAGGCGCAGGGGCGCGGCATCGGGCGCCGGCTGGTCGAGCACATGCGGGGTGAGGCGCGGCGTATCGGGGTGGAAAGCGTGCGCGTGGTCTCGCATCCGCCGGCCGAGGGGTTCTACCGCAGCATGGGCGCCCGGCCGAGCGGAACGGTGCCGGCGAATCCCCCGGCCGTGATGTGGGACCGGCCGGAGTTCACCTTCCCGGTGGGCGAGCCGGGTGAGGTAATTCCCTGGCAGGGCGGGTCGGGGCCGGTGAGTGTGGGGGCATGA
- a CDS encoding peptidoglycan-binding protein encodes MSTQQTTQDKIYTVVEGDTLGAIAARFHTTVKQLQIWNNIPDPNIIRVGQRLIVGRASAPQPGPGEPDLVPFPGAQFFKALPPPESPIILHMGLRLVDEGCGDAYGFSGPGPRWNEKHRQAYACFQRQLGFTGADADGWPGQTSWNRLRVPAPSPEEWGSD; translated from the coding sequence ATGAGCACTCAACAGACAACACAGGACAAGATTTATACCGTTGTGGAAGGCGACACGCTCGGCGCCATCGCCGCCCGCTTCCACACCACTGTGAAGCAGCTTCAGATCTGGAACAACATTCCGGACCCGAACATCATCCGGGTCGGCCAGCGGCTCATCGTCGGGCGGGCGTCGGCTCCCCAGCCCGGCCCCGGGGAGCCGGACCTCGTGCCGTTCCCCGGTGCACAGTTCTTCAAGGCCCTGCCGCCCCCCGAAAGCCCCATCATCCTGCACATGGGGCTGCGGCTCGTCGACGAGGGCTGCGGCGACGCCTACGGGTTCAGCGGACCCGGGCCCAGGTGGAACGAGAAGCACCGGCAGGCGTACGCCTGCTTCCAGCGGCAGCTGGGGTTCACCGGGGCGGACGCGGACGGTTGGCCGGGGCAGACGTCCTGGAACCGGCTCCGGGTTCCGGCACCTTCACCCGAGGAATGGGGATCTGACTGA
- a CDS encoding DUF2268 domain-containing protein, whose protein sequence is MKIVVHDTASAMVDLLQRPLPERPGALREMLGPLQGVLAAVMGEVDLVQMHRMGSGFPLDREDPRYLAAVRRMRDAGVWERIEECLAGAWERISGAVPGIKHAETVHVVVVLGDPDDDHLTRRSAGYLGVGGIPGAIQLVMWPTETSLKKIGYGAAHELHHNVRYANVAWDPAAVTVGEQVVAEGLAEVFVRELAGEQAMGPWSTALSGAGLDSAYDKITAGIDVAGMRNLTAYVLGDATAERMGQRPVGLPDFAGYAAGVRIVDAHRAASGLTAAQSTALPAREILLNAGVPTGV, encoded by the coding sequence ATGAAGATTGTTGTGCATGACACGGCGTCCGCCATGGTCGACCTCCTGCAGCGTCCGTTGCCGGAGCGGCCCGGTGCCCTGCGGGAGATGCTCGGGCCGCTGCAGGGCGTGCTGGCGGCCGTGATGGGTGAGGTCGATCTGGTGCAGATGCACCGGATGGGGAGTGGATTCCCGCTGGACCGGGAGGACCCGCGGTATCTGGCCGCGGTGCGGCGGATGCGGGACGCGGGGGTGTGGGAACGGATCGAGGAGTGCCTCGCCGGGGCGTGGGAGCGGATCAGCGGAGCGGTGCCCGGGATCAAGCATGCCGAGACCGTGCACGTCGTGGTGGTGCTCGGTGATCCCGATGATGACCACCTGACGCGGCGCAGCGCCGGCTATCTCGGGGTGGGCGGTATTCCGGGGGCGATCCAGTTGGTCATGTGGCCCACGGAGACGAGCCTGAAGAAGATCGGCTACGGCGCCGCGCACGAGCTTCATCACAATGTGCGCTACGCGAACGTCGCCTGGGACCCGGCGGCCGTCACGGTGGGGGAACAGGTCGTCGCCGAGGGGCTGGCCGAGGTGTTCGTGCGGGAACTGGCCGGCGAGCAGGCCATGGGGCCGTGGTCGACGGCGCTGAGCGGCGCCGGGCTGGACAGCGCCTACGACAAGATCACCGCCGGTATCGACGTGGCGGGGATGCGGAACCTGACCGCGTACGTGCTGGGCGACGCCACCGCGGAGCGTATGGGGCAGCGGCCCGTGGGGCTCCCGGACTTCGCCGGCTACGCGGCCGGGGTGCGGATCGTGGACGCGCATCGTGCGGCGTCCGGGCTGACCGCCGCGCAGAGCACCGCCCTGCCGGCGCGCGAAATCCTGCTCAATGCGGGTGTGCCGACGGGCGTGTGA
- a CDS encoding chemotaxis protein, producing the protein MDPVLSSDVLAELRRPRPYPAVSLVMPTHRREPENAQDPVRLRNLVAEAEKAVQRDPNVSREGRLKVLDQLRRAVAEVDLVHAEDGLIIYAAQGEHQVWSVARTVPERVVLADTYLTQNLVAAQAAEQPYWALAVAADRVSLWNGEPQRAAEHTRDGFPLTRSLVDPDAERKEQVGDLPSTFQDEATRHFLREAYQRLRAVLAAEPRPLYVIGSSAALALLEDLGPLGPDTMIVERGGLADGPAVAVREAVDPLRTARESAATSTVVAELDIAHGRHEFAGGIDEVWQAVKEARVRLLAVEDHYQTVVREEGGHLEPTDAARSGARDDMIDEIVEQALEAGTEVRFVPDGTLTDQGRIAGVLRY; encoded by the coding sequence ATGGACCCCGTGCTCAGCAGTGACGTGCTCGCCGAGCTGCGCCGGCCCCGCCCGTACCCTGCCGTCTCCCTCGTGATGCCGACGCACCGCCGCGAACCGGAGAACGCCCAGGACCCGGTACGCCTGCGCAACCTGGTCGCCGAAGCGGAGAAGGCCGTCCAGCGCGATCCCAACGTGTCCCGCGAGGGGCGCCTCAAGGTCCTCGACCAATTGCGCCGGGCCGTGGCGGAGGTCGATCTCGTCCACGCCGAGGACGGGCTCATCATCTACGCGGCGCAGGGCGAACACCAGGTGTGGTCGGTGGCCCGCACCGTGCCGGAGCGCGTGGTCCTCGCCGACACCTACCTCACGCAGAACCTCGTCGCGGCCCAGGCCGCTGAGCAGCCCTATTGGGCACTGGCGGTGGCCGCCGACCGGGTCTCGCTGTGGAACGGCGAGCCGCAGCGCGCCGCCGAGCACACCCGTGACGGCTTCCCGCTCACCCGGAGCCTGGTGGATCCGGACGCAGAGCGAAAGGAACAGGTCGGCGACCTGCCCAGCACCTTCCAGGACGAGGCCACCCGACACTTCCTGCGCGAGGCGTACCAGAGGCTGCGGGCCGTCCTCGCCGCCGAACCCCGCCCCCTCTACGTGATCGGGTCGTCCGCCGCCCTGGCCCTCCTGGAGGACCTCGGGCCCCTCGGCCCGGACACCATGATCGTCGAGCGCGGCGGTCTCGCCGACGGACCGGCCGTCGCCGTGCGGGAGGCCGTCGATCCCCTGCGCACCGCGCGCGAGTCCGCGGCGACGTCCACGGTCGTCGCCGAGCTGGACATCGCCCACGGGCGGCACGAGTTCGCGGGCGGCATCGACGAGGTCTGGCAGGCCGTGAAGGAGGCGCGGGTGCGGCTGCTCGCCGTGGAGGACCACTACCAGACCGTCGTACGCGAGGAGGGCGGTCACCTGGAGCCCACGGACGCCGCCCGGTCCGGAGCACGCGATGACATGATCGACGAGATCGTCGAGCAGGCTCTGGAAGCCGGCACCGAGGTCCGCTTCGTACCCGACGGCACCCT